The Metabacillus sediminilitoris genome window below encodes:
- a CDS encoding ABC transporter permease, which translates to MRLWMLMIATIVLSCISLFIGAIDIKVSDLLDWDSDKTQTFLISRVPRLLAIILAGAGMSIAGLIMQSLSRNKFVSPTTAGTLDAAKLGILISMLFFTNVSYTQQVIFSFVFALVGTLIFMQILDRIKFKDVIFVPLIGIMYGNILSSITTFFAYEADLIQNISSWLMGSFTLIIAGRYELLYVSIPAVILAYLYANKFTVAGMGEDFAKNLGLSYKLVLNIGLILVAIISTTVVLTVGIIPFLGLIVPNIVSLYLGDNLRKTIPHTAVLGVFFLLVCDIIGRIVIHPYEIPVNVTVAVIGSAIFLVMLFRGRAYAKK; encoded by the coding sequence ATGAGACTATGGATGTTAATGATTGCAACTATAGTCCTGTCATGTATATCGCTATTTATCGGTGCGATTGATATCAAGGTGAGTGACTTGCTCGATTGGGATTCGGATAAGACACAAACTTTCTTAATCAGTCGAGTGCCTCGTCTATTGGCGATTATATTGGCGGGAGCTGGAATGAGTATTGCGGGTCTAATTATGCAGTCTTTAAGTCGAAATAAATTTGTATCGCCAACGACTGCAGGTACGTTAGATGCAGCAAAACTAGGTATTTTAATCTCAATGCTGTTCTTTACGAATGTTTCGTATACTCAGCAAGTTATTTTTAGCTTCGTATTTGCTTTAGTGGGAACATTAATTTTTATGCAGATTCTCGATCGTATTAAATTTAAAGATGTCATTTTCGTTCCGTTAATCGGGATTATGTACGGAAATATTTTGTCATCTATCACGACATTTTTTGCATACGAAGCAGATCTTATTCAAAATATTTCTTCTTGGTTAATGGGGAGTTTCACACTCATTATTGCTGGTCGCTATGAGCTATTATATGTAAGTATTCCAGCGGTTATTTTAGCGTATCTTTATGCGAATAAATTTACAGTGGCTGGTATGGGAGAAGATTTTGCGAAAAACCTAGGTTTAAGTTATAAGCTTGTATTAAATATAGGTCTTATCCTTGTTGCGATTATTTCTACAACTGTCGTACTAACTGTCGGAATTATTCCGTTTTTAGGCTTAATTGTGCCTAATATTGTATCTCTTTATTTAGGTGATAATTTACGCAAAACAATTCCACATACTGCAGTATTAGGGGTTTTCTTTCTGTTAGTATGTGACATTATTGGGCGTATTGTTATTCACCCATATGAGATTCCAGTTAATGTAACTGTGGCAGTAATCGGTAGTGCGATCTTCTTAGTTATGTTATTTAGGGGGAGAGCATATGCGAAAAAATAG